The following proteins come from a genomic window of Halictus rubicundus isolate RS-2024b chromosome 8, iyHalRubi1_principal, whole genome shotgun sequence:
- the P5cdh1 gene encoding delta-1-Pyrroline-5-carboxylate dehydrogenase 1 — protein sequence MLSLCRQAIIVNSQKVSARCLGTIVPVPNPPEFPLENEPILSYKKGSPERAELEKVLDKMANECEEVPLVIGNEEIKSDLRKYQVMPHNHKVKIAKYHWATPDLVKKAIDVAVKAQREWEKSPIDKRLEIWLKAADLMANKYRQQLNASTMLGQSKTVIQAEIDSAAELIDFFKMHAYFLKESLKYQPISPNRKETLNSMRYRGMDGFVAAVSPFNFTAIGGNLSYTPALMGNAVLWKPSDTALLSNWWIFKICREAGVPPGVVNFVPCEGPVFGDTITASPYFSGLNFTGSVPTFNRLWMQVGQNLGKYKNYPKLVGECGGKNFHFVHPSADVESVAHGTIRSSFEFNGQKCSACSRMYVPESIWPKLKERLLSIRDKLKVGDVRDFTVFTGAVIDAAAFKRISGYIEHAKKSPNLEIIGGGKYDDSCGYFIEPTIVVSKDPKDKIMTEEIFGPLLTIYVYKDSNLDDTMKLVESSTPYALTGAIFSQDEEWARKALEEFKYTAGNFYVNDKSTGSVVGQQPFGGSRMSGTNDKAGGPHYVLRWASPQSIKETFVPLREYDYPYMRS from the exons ATGTTGAGCCTTTGCCGTCAAGCGATAATAGTTAACAGTCAAAA AGTTAGTGCAAGATGTCTGGGTACAATTGTACCAGTACCCAACCCCCCTGAATTTCCATTGGAAAATGAACCTATTCTTAGTTATAAGAAGGGCAGCCCCGAGAGGGCTGAATTGGAGAAGGTCTTGGATAAAATGGCTAATGAGTGCGAAGAAGTGCCATTAGTCAttggaaatgaagaaattaaatcTGACTTACGTAAATATCAAGTTATG CCACACAATCACAAAGTAAAAATAGCTAAATATCACTGGGCAACACCCGATCTAGTCAAGAAAGCAATTGATGTTGCTGTCAAAGCTCAGCGTGAATGGGAAAAATCTCCAATCGATAAACGCTTAGAAATTTGGTTGAAGGCTGCTGATTTAATGGCGAACAAGTACAGACAGCAATTGAATGCTTCTACTATGCTTGGCCAAAGTAAAACAGTTATTCAAGCAGAGATTGACAGTGCAGCTGAATTAATCGACTTCTTTAAGATGCACGCATACTTTCTCAAGGAAAGTCTCAAGTACCAACCTATTTCACCCAATCGTAAAGAAACCTTGAACTCTATGAGGTATCGTGGAATGGATGGCTTTGTTGCAGCAGTATCACCATTCAACTTCACTGCCATTGGTGGTAATCTTAGCTACACACCTGCTCTAATg GGTAACGCTGTTCTTTGGAAACCATCTGATACTGCCCTACTTTCTAATTGGTGGATCTTCAAGATATGCAGAGAAGCTGGTGTACCACCAGGTGTAGTGAATTTCGTGCCCTGCGAAGGTCCTGTTTTCGGAGATACTATCACTGCCTCGCCGTATTTTTCTGGTCTTAACTTCACTGGATCAGTGCCGACGTTTAATCGTTTATGGATGCAAGTCGGTCAGAATTTGGGAAAGTACAAGAACTATCCGAAATTAGTAGGCGAATGTGGCGGAAAAAATTTCCATTTCGTACATCCAAGTGCTGACGTAGAATCAGTAGCCCATGGGACCATAAGAAGCTCATTTGAATTCAATGGTCAGAAATGTTCCGCTTGCAGTAGAATGTATGTTCCAGAATCTATATGGCCTAAG CTAAAAGAACGTCTGTTATCTATTCGTGATAAACTGAAGGTCGGAGATGTTAGAGATTTTACTGTGTTCACCGGAGCCGTTATAGACGCTGCTGCGTTTAAGAGGATTTCTGGTTACATCGAACACGCGAAGAAATCTCCAAATTTGGAAATCATTGGCGGTGGAAAATACGATGATTC TTGCGGATACTTTATTGAGCCTACAATAGTGGTGTCAAAGGATCCCAAAGATAAGATTATGACAGAGGAAATATTTGGGCCTCTGTTAACGATTTACGTTTACAAAGACTCGAATCTCGACGATACCATGAAACTTGTCGAATCGTCGACACCTTATGCTTTAACTGGAGCCATATTTTCACAAGATGA AGAATGGGCGAGAAAGGCACTCGAGGAGTTCAAGTACACGGCTggtaatttttacgttaatgacAAATCGACTGGATCGGTTGTGGGCCAACAACCTTTTGGCGGTAGTCGAATGTCTGGTACAAACGACAAAGCTGGCGGTCCTCACTATGTTCTTCGTTGGGCGTCACCGCAGTCGATTAAAGAAACGTTTGTTCCGTTGCGCGAGTATGATTATCCGTACATGAGATCTTAG